The following DNA comes from Chitinophagales bacterium.
CATACAGCTAAATTGAGTATTTTCGTGCTATGAAAAAAATCGTATTAAACACTTGCTTGTTTTTATTAGCTTACTTTGTAAGTTTAGCACAATACAATCCCATAGCTCCACCCAATACTTTTCAAAGCACAGAAAATCCATATTATTGGCGGAATAAAAAGCCTTATACAGATTATTGGCAGCAAGACGTTTACTACAAAATACACGCTACCATAAATGAAGAAACTGATATAATTATAGGCAATGAGCAGTTGGTTTACTGGAATAATTCGCCTGATACTCTTTTTGAAGTTTATTTTCATTTGTATCAAAATGCTTTTCAGCCGGGCAGTTATTACGATAATTTATACCACAATAATGGACAAATAGCCAAATATGGAAAATACGAATCGGCAGGCTTAGGAACTACCATTGACGATATTAAAATAGATGGAGCTACAGTAAAAACTACTTTAGATAATACCATTTTAATAGTTCATTTAAACGAGCCTATTTTACCTCAAAGTAGCGTAAAATTTGACATTAATTTTAAAACCTACTACGATAATGGTAGCGTAAGAAGGAGAATGAAATTTTTTGAAACCTTTGGGCAAAAACAGTATAATGGTTGCCATTGGTATCCACGTATTGCCGTTTATGACAAAAAATTTGGTTGGACTACCGACCAGCATTTGGGAAGAGAATTTTATGGTGATTTTGGTACTTATGATGTTACTTTAAATTTTGCCAGCAATTACATAGTAGCCGCCACAGGAAAACTACAAAATGAAAATGAAGTTTTACCAAAAGAACTACGAGAAAAAATAGACATTAAAAACTTTAAAAATAAACCGTGGAATGCTACACCATCGGTTATAATACCATACAAAAAAGGAGAAAGAAAAGAATGGCATTTTTATGCTGAAAATATTCATGATTTTGCTTTTACGGCAAGCCCACACTATAGAATAGGAGAAGCACATTATATACTTGAAGGTACAAATGATACTATTACCGCTTACTCTTTTGCTCAAGAATCTCACGCTTCTGGTTGGCAAAATGCGGCAGAATATACAGCCAAAGTGCTGCAAGTTTACTCAGAAGATATAGGAATGTATGGCTATCATAAAATGATAGTGGCAGATGCCCGTGACGGCATGGAATATCCTATGCTTACTTTAGATGGCGGTAGCGACCCCGGCTACAGAGGATTATTGGCTCATGAAGTGGGGCACAATTGGTTTTACGGCATGGTAAATAATAATGAAACCTACCGAGCATTTATGGACGAAGGTTTTACCCAATTTTTAACAGCGTGGGCAGAAGAAAGAATAGACGGAAAATATATAGTAGAAAATAAATCTACCAAAAAATATATAGCTAAATATAAAAAACCAAGAACGGTAAGAGATGATGAAGTTTACTATGGCTATATAAGAGATGCCGCTATGGAAAACGATGCTCCTTTAAATACCCACAGCGATGGTTTTAATGGAGCCATTAGGCACGGTGGAGGCTATGGGCATGTGTATTACAAAACTGCTGCCATGCTCTATAATTTGCAATACACTTTAGGCGATGATTTGTTTAAAGAAGCCCTGCAATATTACTTTAAAAAGTGGAGTTTTTGTCATCCTTATCCAGAAGATTTTAGACAAAGCATAATAGAATACACGCACACCGATTTAAACTGGTTTTTTGACCAATGGTTAGAAACCACAAAAGTTATTGACTATAAAGTTGGAAAAGTAAAAGCCGTAAAAAATGAAGAAAATACTTACGAAATAAACTTTAAACGCAAAGGCAGAATGCAAATGCCTATAGATTTTAGAGTGGTAGATAATAACAATAGAACTTTTGATTATTACATTCCAAACACCTATTTTCAAAAAGAAACCCATGCCGATACTTTGCCAAAATGGACGGGGTGGGATAAAGTTTACCCAAAATATACAGCAAAAGTTACCCTGCCCCAAGCATATAAAGACAAAAAAGTAAAAATAAAAAATGTAATTATAGACCCAAGCTACCGACTGGCAGATGCCAATATTTTAAACAATAGCAAAAAAGGAAAGGTAGAATGGCGTTTTGACAGTCATGTGTGGAATTTTCCGGAGTGGAAAAAGTATATTATTTATTACCGTCCGGATATTTGGTGGAATGGTTTTGACGGCTTAAAATTAGGCTGGCATTTAAACGGAAATTATATGAACCGCAAACATATATTTTCATTTACAGCATGGTACAATACGCGATTGCTACAGGGCAATGTGCCGAGTTTAGCAGGACATAAATTTTATACCAATGATAGAATTAGCTTCAATTTTGAATACAAAACAGCATTAGACAGGAAATTAAAAAATACAGATTTATCTATACAAGCTCGTTATTTAGACGGCTTAGTTTTAGGCAAAATACAGATAGATAAGCAGTTTAATAATGGCATAAAATCGTACATAAATTATAAGCGAATGATACGCCCGGAAAGCAATGATGTAGATTATTTATTGTATGCCAACGAATGGTCAAACGGGCAGTGCAATGGAAGTGTAGAAGGAGGCTTAAGCTACGATTTCAGAACAAAACATGACGATTATAGTGGCACAGTGGCTCTTACAGCTCGCACTTCGGCATCGCCAGTTATGAACTACCAGTATGCCACTTTTGAATTTAAAGACAAATACTCATTTTGGCGTATGGATTTAAAATCAAGATTATTTGTACGTATGGGTACTAAAAATCCACCACCGGAATCTGCATTGTATTTTGCAGGAGCTAACGGAGAAGAAATGGTAGAAAACAAATACGTGCGTGCCGCAGGTTTTTATCCTAAGCAGTGGGTAGGAAGCTATGGTGCTGTGGTAAATCATTTCCATTATGGTGGAGGCTTAAACATGAGGGGTTATAGTGGCTACTTAGTGTATGAAACAGATAATACAGGAACAGTAAATAATGCATACAGAGGAAATAGTGGTGCGGCTATGAATATTGAATTAGATTTTGATAGAATAATAAAATGGAAAAAACTTCCTAAGCTTAAAAAATACTTTGATATAGATACCTATTTATTTGCCGATGCGGGCACAATAAGATATACTACAACAGGCAACAACCAAAAGTGGAGCAATTTTAGAGCCGATGCGGGAGCAGGTATTAGTTTTACTATAAAAAGGTGGCTTAATTTATATGATGTTAAGCCTTTTACTATAAGATTTGATGTGCCATTTTATATAAGCCACGCTCCTCCTGGCGAAAATAATGTAAAATTTAGATGGCAAATAGGTATTAACAGAGCATTTTAAGTGAAACAATTTATTTCCAAATCTTTAGATTATTTTATCCCTATTTCAATATTTGTTGCTTTATTTTTCTTCATATATATATTGCTGAAGACTTGTATTACATTCTCTGAATTTTTTAAATTATTGTTGTTTGTAGCTTCATTTATCTCCATAGTTTATTATCTATTAGCAAAAAAATATCATTGGTTTCATGTTAGCCATATAAATTTATTATTGTATGCTTATCTTGTTCCTGTATCATTAGTTTTTATAATAACGTTAAATTTTTATACAGCCAAAACCGTTTACTATGAAAATATTTATGTTGGAGGTCAATACGGTTATCGTAGTTTAGAATCTCTTATAAGCCCTAAAAAAAGAATAGTTGAAGTATGCGACAGATTGTATTTAACTTCAATTAATACAGAAGATAAAGAATATGTAGAAATTGAAATAGGAAAAGGGTTTCTTGGTTATTATGTACTTAAAAAGCAATCCTTTTATACCAGTAAAGAATATTATTTAAGAGAATAGGAATGAGAGTAGTTATACAAAAAGTAAGTAAAGCATCTGTAGCGGTAAATAAACAAATAGTAGGCAAAATAGAAAAAGGCTTATTAGTTTTAGTTGGTTTTGAAGATGCTAATAATCAAGAAGATATAGTGTGGATGTGCAACAAAATTGTCAATATGCGTATTTTTAATGATGATGAAGGCAAAATGAATTTAAGCATTAAAGATGTAAATGGAGATATTCTATTGGTAAGCCAATTTACTTTGCA
Coding sequences within:
- a CDS encoding M1 family metallopeptidase, yielding MKKIVLNTCLFLLAYFVSLAQYNPIAPPNTFQSTENPYYWRNKKPYTDYWQQDVYYKIHATINEETDIIIGNEQLVYWNNSPDTLFEVYFHLYQNAFQPGSYYDNLYHNNGQIAKYGKYESAGLGTTIDDIKIDGATVKTTLDNTILIVHLNEPILPQSSVKFDINFKTYYDNGSVRRRMKFFETFGQKQYNGCHWYPRIAVYDKKFGWTTDQHLGREFYGDFGTYDVTLNFASNYIVAATGKLQNENEVLPKELREKIDIKNFKNKPWNATPSVIIPYKKGERKEWHFYAENIHDFAFTASPHYRIGEAHYILEGTNDTITAYSFAQESHASGWQNAAEYTAKVLQVYSEDIGMYGYHKMIVADARDGMEYPMLTLDGGSDPGYRGLLAHEVGHNWFYGMVNNNETYRAFMDEGFTQFLTAWAEERIDGKYIVENKSTKKYIAKYKKPRTVRDDEVYYGYIRDAAMENDAPLNTHSDGFNGAIRHGGGYGHVYYKTAAMLYNLQYTLGDDLFKEALQYYFKKWSFCHPYPEDFRQSIIEYTHTDLNWFFDQWLETTKVIDYKVGKVKAVKNEENTYEINFKRKGRMQMPIDFRVVDNNNRTFDYYIPNTYFQKETHADTLPKWTGWDKVYPKYTAKVTLPQAYKDKKVKIKNVIIDPSYRLADANILNNSKKGKVEWRFDSHVWNFPEWKKYIIYYRPDIWWNGFDGLKLGWHLNGNYMNRKHIFSFTAWYNTRLLQGNVPSLAGHKFYTNDRISFNFEYKTALDRKLKNTDLSIQARYLDGLVLGKIQIDKQFNNGIKSYINYKRMIRPESNDVDYLLYANEWSNGQCNGSVEGGLSYDFRTKHDDYSGTVALTARTSASPVMNYQYATFEFKDKYSFWRMDLKSRLFVRMGTKNPPPESALYFAGANGEEMVENKYVRAAGFYPKQWVGSYGAVVNHFHYGGGLNMRGYSGYLVYETDNTGTVNNAYRGNSGAAMNIELDFDRIIKWKKLPKLKKYFDIDTYLFADAGTIRYTTTGNNQKWSNFRADAGAGISFTIKRWLNLYDVKPFTIRFDVPFYISHAPPGENNVKFRWQIGINRAF
- a CDS encoding D-tyrosyl-tRNA(Tyr) deacylase, whose translation is MRVVIQKVSKASVAVNKQIVGKIEKGLLVLVGFEDANNQEDIVWMCNKIVNMRIFNDDEGKMNLSIKDVNGDILLVSQFTLHALTKKGNRPSFIKAAKPDIAIPLYQKTILELENLLQKPIATGIFGAMMDVQLNNDGPVTIIMDSKLKEVL